The segment TCAACAACCGCTTGACCTGGGTGCCGATCTTTGCATGCACTCGGTAACCAAATATATCGGCGGACATTCCGACCTTGTCATGGGTGCCCTGATATGCAATGACCAGGCGCTCTATGAACAACTTCATTTTATTCAGAACAGCACCGGAGGTGTACCTGGACCACAGGACAGTTTTCTGGCATTAAGAGGCATCAAGACCCTGCATATCCGGATGGACAGGCACTGTGAAAATGGCGCAGGTATTGCCCGTTTCCTGAAAGGTCATTCCAAAGTTGATCGTGTATACTGGCCGGGACTGGAAGAACATCCCAATCATGATGTGGCCAAAGCACAGATGAAAAATTTCGGTGGCATGATATCCTTTACATTAAAGGGTGATGACATCAACCAGGCACTTGCGGTTATTTCCAACACCCACCTGTTTTCACTCGCCGAGTCGCTGGGTGGTGTGGAGTCCCTGGTCGGACACCCGGCCTCCATGACCCACGCTTCCATTCCCAAAGAAGAAAGAGAGAAGAACGGACTGGTTGATTCACTGATCCGTTTAAGCGTTGGCATTGAACACCTGGATGACCTGATTGCAGACCTGGACCAGGCCATCAAAAAAGCAACGGCCTAAAGAACTATAGTTATGAAAGCGAATCGTTTCGCAGTGATCGGTTTAGGGCAGTTCGGTACTGCCATCGCCCGAACATTGGCCTATCGGGGTGCGGAAGTACTCGCCATTGAC is part of the Flavobacteriales bacterium genome and harbors:
- a CDS encoding cystathionine gamma-synthase, translating into MKFETKAIHAGQEPDTATGAIMTPVYQTSTYVQEKPGVHKGYEYSRTANPTRKALENSLAALENGKFGLCFSSGMAAIDAVLKLLKPGDEVISTNDLYGGTYRIYTKIFSAYGIKFRFIGMRDADELEQHITPQTKLIWMETPTNPLMNIIDIAKCAAIGKKHGCLIAVDNTFATPYLQQPLDLGADLCMHSVTKYIGGHSDLVMGALICNDQALYEQLHFIQNSTGGVPGPQDSFLALRGIKTLHIRMDRHCENGAGIARFLKGHSKVDRVYWPGLEEHPNHDVAKAQMKNFGGMISFTLKGDDINQALAVISNTHLFSLAESLGGVESLVGHPASMTHASIPKEEREKNGLVDSLIRLSVGIEHLDDLIADLDQAIKKATA